From one Lysinibacillus sp. G4S2 genomic stretch:
- a CDS encoding DinB family protein: MIHDIEEYVKYLDGVHKRTMQYMRAIPDELLDWRPSEDKFSIGDLLRHIASSRLMFLGIFEHGSWTYAGHDTSKGASLEDISNYLESCQITLTKGLLKIGNDVLSKKVLTLHGHEVSAWRILMSIPEHEIHHRGQISAYLQMNQIDPPQIFGLKIEQVKTL, encoded by the coding sequence ATGATTCATGATATAGAGGAATATGTAAAATATTTAGATGGTGTTCATAAACGAACGATGCAATATATGAGGGCAATACCTGATGAACTTTTAGATTGGAGGCCCTCCGAAGATAAATTTTCTATAGGTGATTTATTGAGGCATATCGCATCATCTCGTTTAATGTTTCTTGGTATATTTGAACATGGCTCGTGGACTTACGCAGGACACGATACTAGTAAGGGTGCTTCTCTTGAGGATATTTCAAATTATTTAGAGTCATGTCAAATTACATTAACAAAGGGTCTTTTAAAAATCGGCAACGATGTGTTGTCAAAAAAGGTTTTGACCCTTCATGGTCACGAAGTTAGTGCTTGGAGAATACTTATGTCAATTCCCGAACACGAAATCCATCATCGTGGACAAATCTCTGCATATTTACAAATGAACCAGATAGATCCACCTCAAATTTTCGGTTTAAAGATTGAGCAAGTGAAAACATTATAA
- a CDS encoding HAMP domain-containing sensor histidine kinase produces MYLKNWMKKWLWSILICVFLLFICFLILYFTSSNRNEKPQNEYVINQIRLEVNDLLLYIEEHFKSLEQSSNLRSSLQEMSKSKELDITVVQLDGKVIFNSIEGDITQFINFEEDLHYDLFMSQQQPGKIKIAFPIISETNEQIGNAIFTINQDVLLLVKEPSPANTILLLISGVLWFLIIGLALYIVLTAKKVLLLPLDHLKKSTEEIVKGNYEQKTVYPRVDEIGELYAVFDQMRLEIKNLTIQRDEQEQNQKKLISSISHEVRTPLTTIKAYLDAISEGICPDMDSLMSYIQIMQTNTEKMSRLIDDLFIHTLKELGHIPVTLTEQYSKDVFTNILQPIRHYVQTTGIHFIEPESIPNVLIQVDEHRLEQVLSNLITNALKHTTKGNSITVSIHIENQLLNINVIDNGNGMLPQDMPFIFERYFRGIQSTGKTAVKNEGAGLGLSICKHIMEAHNGSISFKSKQHEGTTFTLTFPII; encoded by the coding sequence ATGTACTTAAAAAATTGGATGAAGAAATGGTTATGGTCCATCCTAATCTGTGTTTTTTTGTTGTTTATTTGTTTTCTCATACTATATTTCACAAGTTCTAATCGGAATGAGAAGCCACAAAATGAATACGTTATTAATCAAATTCGTTTAGAGGTAAATGATCTATTATTGTACATAGAAGAACACTTTAAAAGTCTTGAACAAAGTTCGAATTTGCGCAGTTCTCTTCAAGAAATGAGCAAGAGCAAAGAATTAGATATCACAGTTGTGCAATTAGATGGAAAAGTTATTTTTAATTCCATTGAGGGGGATATAACACAATTTATCAACTTTGAAGAGGATTTACATTATGATTTATTTATGTCTCAACAACAACCAGGGAAAATTAAAATTGCCTTTCCTATCATTAGTGAGACGAACGAACAAATAGGTAACGCTATTTTCACGATTAACCAAGATGTTCTCTTACTCGTAAAGGAGCCTAGCCCTGCTAATACCATACTTTTACTAATAAGTGGTGTATTATGGTTTTTAATTATAGGTCTTGCCTTGTATATTGTACTAACAGCTAAAAAGGTACTCTTACTTCCGTTAGATCATTTGAAAAAAAGTACTGAAGAAATTGTCAAAGGTAATTATGAACAGAAAACTGTATATCCGAGGGTAGATGAGATTGGCGAATTGTATGCTGTATTTGATCAAATGCGCTTGGAAATTAAAAACCTAACGATACAACGAGATGAACAAGAGCAAAATCAAAAAAAGCTCATATCGAGTATTTCACATGAAGTAAGAACACCTCTAACTACAATAAAAGCTTATTTAGATGCTATTTCTGAGGGAATTTGTCCTGACATGGATTCGCTTATGTCGTATATTCAAATTATGCAGACAAATACCGAAAAAATGTCTAGATTAATTGATGATTTATTTATTCACACGTTGAAGGAACTTGGACATATCCCGGTTACCTTAACAGAGCAATATAGCAAAGATGTTTTTACAAATATTTTGCAACCAATTCGTCATTACGTCCAAACGACCGGCATTCATTTTATTGAGCCAGAGTCTATCCCTAATGTTCTTATTCAAGTAGATGAGCATCGACTTGAGCAGGTACTTTCAAACCTTATTACGAACGCACTAAAGCATACTACTAAAGGCAATTCAATAACCGTTTCCATCCATATTGAAAACCAATTACTAAACATTAATGTAATAGATAATGGTAATGGAATGCTTCCTCAGGATATGCCATTTATTTTTGAACGCTATTTCAGAGGTATTCAATCTACAGGTAAGACTGCTGTGAAAAATGAAGGAGCAGGACTCGGATTATCTATTTGTAAGCATATTATGGAAGCTCACAATGGTTCTATTTCGTTTAAAAGCAAGCAACATGAAGGTACAACATTTACATTAACTTTTCCTATTATTTAA
- a CDS encoding response regulator transcription factor, with protein MLKKARVLIIEDEGDIANILKDYLTVNHFEPHIVTTGYEAVHYMKETFPDFIILDLSLPDCDGIELCRQIRENSNVAILILSARNSDTDKVLGLGFGADDYMTKPFSLSELVARINAHLRKQDRWLQDNAGKIDIIQIDHMEINKNEYTFSRDQKNIPLSAKEFELLFFLLKNRNQVFSKNQLLDAVWGYDSYGDENTITVYIRRLREKVEADPSCPIYIQTVWGVGYKFSTQNHS; from the coding sequence ATGTTAAAAAAAGCTAGAGTGCTAATTATTGAAGATGAAGGTGATATTGCAAATATCCTTAAGGATTACTTAACCGTCAATCATTTTGAGCCTCATATCGTTACAACTGGTTATGAGGCTGTCCATTATATGAAAGAAACCTTCCCTGACTTCATCATACTTGACCTATCTCTCCCTGATTGCGATGGTATCGAATTATGTCGCCAAATTCGTGAAAATAGTAATGTTGCTATACTAATTTTAAGTGCCCGCAACAGTGACACTGATAAAGTTCTTGGCTTGGGATTTGGTGCAGACGATTATATGACGAAACCCTTCTCTTTAAGTGAGCTTGTCGCAAGAATAAATGCCCATTTACGTAAACAAGATAGATGGCTACAGGACAACGCAGGCAAGATAGATATTATTCAAATCGATCATATGGAAATAAATAAAAATGAGTATACTTTTTCCCGTGATCAAAAGAACATACCTTTATCAGCAAAAGAATTTGAATTACTATTTTTTCTTTTAAAGAACCGTAATCAGGTTTTCTCCAAAAATCAGTTGCTTGATGCTGTTTGGGGCTATGACTCATATGGTGATGAAAATACGATAACAGTTTATATTAGACGTCTGCGTGAAAAAGTTGAGGCCGATCCGTCTTGTCCTATCTATATTCAAACTGTTTGGGGTGTTGGTTATAAATTTAGTACTCAAAACCATTCGTAG
- a CDS encoding ABC transporter permease, producing MTSLLRYQFINYLRTYKYVPPFSIFILCLVINYTFVPNPILDSYSFTAIILFFLMGWFTITLFHAEDEEQKVITTLHAKSRTQYNLGIFMICGLIGFSLSCVSVIYPTLIGAFGEEPRFIHQLLGFLSHFSLSVLAIALSAIFTRELVKNKQNTWWGVLSILIVSVVIATLKESILHIKGLIWLLPPVHLSLEMMSSEDSIKTIPNIFYWRFAWIFIYAGLVMTLFFLLSNRKRR from the coding sequence ATGACTAGTTTATTACGTTATCAATTTATCAATTATTTAAGAACCTATAAATATGTTCCACCCTTTTCAATTTTCATTTTATGTCTTGTTATAAACTATACTTTTGTCCCAAATCCAATATTAGATAGCTATTCGTTTACAGCCATCATTCTCTTTTTTCTAATGGGATGGTTTACAATCACACTATTTCACGCGGAAGATGAAGAACAAAAAGTAATTACCACACTTCATGCAAAAAGTCGAACACAGTACAATTTAGGAATTTTTATGATTTGTGGACTGATTGGTTTCAGTCTGAGCTGTGTATCAGTGATTTACCCTACTCTAATTGGTGCCTTTGGAGAAGAGCCAAGATTTATACATCAATTATTAGGATTCCTCTCTCATTTTAGTTTATCTGTACTAGCCATTGCACTTTCAGCAATATTTACAAGAGAGCTCGTCAAAAACAAGCAAAATACTTGGTGGGGTGTACTTAGCATCTTAATTGTTTCTGTCGTTATCGCTACCTTAAAAGAGTCGATTCTTCATATAAAGGGACTGATTTGGCTGCTTCCACCTGTCCACCTGTCATTGGAAATGATGAGTTCTGAAGATTCTATAAAAACAATACCGAACATCTTTTATTGGCGATTTGCTTGGATATTTATCTATGCAGGCTTAGTCATGACGTTGTTCTTCCTCCTATCGAATCGAAAAAGAAGATAA
- a CDS encoding ABC transporter ATP-binding protein — protein MNTIMEIQNISKQYRGKKILENATFAICANQIIALVGKNGSGKSTLLKIIAELVDADSGSIVKHRQSLKIGYVPEVTPSHILFTPEEYLYHMGSIRGMAKKQLQQRINDLLELFHLKDARNIRIDNFSKGMKQKVMIMQAMLEDTDLLILDEPLSGLDPKAQSDLEETLSILKNKGLSIVLTCHETKLLQHLVDTVLVIQHNKVIQTDSLHKDNTSKNKLIFEISSEELLDNILPILEIQQQSLLNNGCYEVITVIKAEETDRVLLDLLLKKASIKQLIPINEKEEQFYTHF, from the coding sequence ATGAATACGATTATGGAAATACAAAACATCTCTAAACAGTATAGAGGTAAGAAAATTTTAGAGAATGCTACATTTGCTATTTGTGCTAATCAAATTATAGCTCTTGTAGGAAAGAATGGATCAGGTAAGAGTACCCTTCTAAAGATCATTGCAGAATTAGTCGATGCTGACAGTGGTTCTATTGTGAAACATCGACAGTCTTTAAAAATTGGATATGTGCCAGAAGTGACGCCTTCACATATTTTGTTTACACCTGAAGAATATCTTTATCATATGGGCAGTATTCGAGGTATGGCAAAAAAACAACTACAGCAAAGAATAAATGACTTACTGGAATTATTTCATTTAAAGGATGCGCGGAATATTCGGATTGATAATTTTTCCAAAGGTATGAAGCAAAAAGTTATGATTATGCAGGCAATGCTTGAAGATACAGATCTGCTAATATTAGATGAACCATTGTCAGGACTCGATCCTAAAGCACAAAGCGATTTAGAAGAAACCCTTTCTATTTTAAAGAACAAAGGGTTAAGTATCGTTTTAACATGTCATGAAACAAAATTACTTCAACATCTTGTTGATACCGTTCTTGTTATCCAACATAACAAAGTCATTCAAACTGATTCATTACATAAGGATAATACATCGAAAAACAAATTAATTTTTGAGATTTCAAGCGAGGAATTATTGGATAACATACTACCTATTCTTGAAATTCAACAACAAAGTCTTTTAAACAATGGTTGTTATGAGGTAATCACCGTTATTAAGGCAGAGGAAACAGACCGGGTATTATTAGATCTACTACTTAAAAAAGCCTCTATTAAACAATTAATCCCGATAAATGAAAAGGAGGAACAATTCTATACCCATTTTTAA
- a CDS encoding ABC transporter permease, giving the protein MRIGAIVTRIIQQMVRDKRTLGLLFFAPLLVLSLMYFVFNSDEHEMTLVVSNGPAQIIEKLEGADFHVIENNDFTSTSLKEEKYDGWLAFNQTQLTLTLLNDDPSTAKALKMKLSQVLQPEQSSQMKLMTEYVYGDENTAIFDIFSPMLIGFFVFFFVFLITGIALLKERTSGTLERLLATPIKRSEIVAGYMIGYGLFAFLQTTIIVLFGIYVLDIVHVGSIWLVLLINIVVALVSLSLGALLSSFAASEFQMMQFIPLVIVPQIFFSGIFPLDNMAEWLQNVGRIMPLYYAADALNGVMYKGYSFSDILPDLAILASFALVFITLNIVSLKKYRSL; this is encoded by the coding sequence ATGAGAATCGGCGCAATTGTTACTAGAATTATTCAGCAAATGGTTCGCGATAAACGTACACTTGGCCTATTATTTTTTGCACCACTTCTTGTGCTTTCGTTAATGTATTTTGTTTTTAATAGTGATGAACATGAAATGACTTTAGTTGTTTCAAATGGTCCTGCACAGATAATTGAAAAACTTGAGGGTGCGGATTTCCATGTCATCGAAAACAACGATTTCACTAGTACCAGTTTAAAAGAAGAAAAATATGATGGCTGGTTAGCTTTCAATCAAACTCAATTGACGCTCACATTATTAAATGATGATCCGTCTACCGCCAAGGCTTTAAAGATGAAGCTTTCTCAGGTTTTGCAGCCAGAGCAATCTTCACAGATGAAGTTGATGACTGAATATGTATATGGCGATGAAAATACCGCTATTTTTGATATTTTTAGCCCGATGCTTATAGGCTTCTTTGTTTTCTTCTTCGTCTTTTTAATCACAGGTATAGCCTTGTTAAAAGAACGAACTTCAGGCACATTGGAACGTTTACTAGCTACGCCAATTAAACGTTCTGAAATTGTTGCCGGCTATATGATCGGTTATGGATTGTTTGCTTTTCTTCAAACGACTATTATTGTTCTATTCGGGATTTATGTGCTGGATATCGTGCACGTTGGCTCCATCTGGCTCGTTCTACTAATCAATATTGTCGTTGCACTTGTTTCATTATCTTTAGGAGCTCTCTTATCAAGCTTTGCTGCTTCAGAGTTTCAAATGATGCAATTTATACCGCTTGTCATTGTACCGCAAATTTTCTTTTCAGGTATTTTCCCGCTCGATAATATGGCAGAGTGGCTACAAAATGTAGGTCGAATCATGCCACTATATTATGCAGCTGACGCGTTGAATGGGGTTATGTATAAAGGATATTCCTTTAGTGACATTTTACCAGACTTAGCAATTCTCGCTTCCTTCGCTCTTGTGTTTATTACATTAAATATTGTAAGTCTAAAAAAATATCGATCATTATAA
- a CDS encoding ABC transporter ATP-binding protein — protein sequence MGNNAISLNSIEKKFHHKQVIAPLSIEIPKGQLIGLLGPSGCGKTTLIKMIMGMIKPDNGSIQVLNYTVPHKQLLMDIGYMAQSDALYLDLTGEENLHFFAKLYRLSKKERAERVNYAASLVHLTDDLNSKVMNYSGGMKRRLSLAIALIQNPKLLILDEPTVGIDPVLKKEIWQELIRLKNDEHKTILVTTHAMDEAERCDQLAMLRNGRIIAHGTPHDLKAHYQAKDFDEVFLKAGGEAL from the coding sequence ATGGGAAACAACGCGATTTCGTTAAACTCTATTGAAAAAAAGTTTCATCATAAACAAGTAATTGCTCCGCTTTCCATAGAAATTCCAAAGGGGCAGCTTATTGGTTTACTTGGTCCTTCTGGCTGCGGGAAAACAACGTTAATAAAAATGATTATGGGCATGATCAAGCCCGATAATGGTAGTATTCAAGTGTTAAATTATACAGTCCCTCATAAGCAATTATTGATGGATATCGGCTATATGGCTCAATCAGATGCACTGTATTTGGATTTAACCGGTGAGGAGAACCTTCATTTTTTTGCAAAGCTTTATCGATTATCGAAAAAAGAGCGTGCGGAACGTGTAAATTATGCTGCAAGTCTTGTTCATTTAACGGATGATTTAAATAGTAAGGTGATGAATTATTCTGGAGGTATGAAACGGAGATTATCCCTTGCAATTGCCCTTATCCAAAATCCAAAGTTGTTGATTTTAGATGAGCCAACTGTTGGTATTGATCCCGTATTGAAAAAGGAGATCTGGCAGGAGTTAATTCGTTTAAAAAACGATGAGCATAAAACCATTTTAGTAACGACACATGCAATGGATGAAGCAGAGCGCTGTGACCAGTTGGCTATGCTACGCAATGGTCGTATCATTGCACATGGAACACCACATGATTTGAAAGCTCATTATCAAGCAAAAGATTTTGATGAAGTGTTTTTAAAAGCTGGAGGTGAAGCACTATGA
- a CDS encoding TetR/AcrR family transcriptional regulator, whose translation MNFETKQAIKNALIIQIEEVGFERVTVKNLASTANINRGTFYLHYKDKFEVMEDLQQELISELESYVKNVQPLEAFQMLKTGQFYPPFVEVIKCFKEHATAFRVILGEQGSPGFSKRLKEVFSNQILDRLSVIGEELQDPEFRQYLQAFLASAILGIIQEWLDRGNEELSVEELAKIHFRLLRFLGNLTSMQS comes from the coding sequence ATGAATTTTGAAACAAAACAGGCTATAAAAAATGCATTAATTATACAAATAGAGGAGGTAGGCTTTGAACGAGTAACAGTTAAAAATCTAGCTTCTACTGCAAACATCAATCGAGGAACATTTTATTTACATTATAAGGATAAGTTTGAAGTGATGGAGGACTTGCAGCAAGAGCTAATAAGTGAACTAGAAAGCTATGTTAAAAATGTACAACCACTAGAAGCCTTTCAAATGTTAAAAACAGGACAGTTTTATCCACCATTTGTCGAAGTGATTAAATGTTTTAAAGAGCATGCCACAGCCTTTCGAGTTATATTAGGGGAGCAGGGCAGTCCCGGATTTAGCAAGAGGTTGAAGGAAGTCTTTAGTAATCAAATTTTAGATAGACTATCCGTTATTGGAGAGGAATTGCAAGATCCAGAATTCCGACAATATTTACAGGCTTTTTTAGCTTCTGCAATTTTAGGGATTATTCAGGAGTGGCTAGACAGAGGAAATGAGGAATTAAGTGTGGAAGAATTGGCAAAAATTCATTTTCGTTTATTGCGTTTCCTTGGTAATTTAACGTCTATGCAGTCATGA
- a CDS encoding ABC transporter permease subunit: MNFTLLKHEVLATVKLFSIILAVLMLYIISIVYMYNPEMSNTLNKLTETMPELMSAFGMTNIGNTLIEFLSTYLYGFLLLILPLIFIIMLANKLIMGYIENGSMAYLIATPNTRFKIVFTQAFFLVASIFILLSMTTLVAIIFSEILFPNKLDIAAFLTLNIGLFFLHFAISGYCFLISCSSKDLKTSYAYSTGVPLLFYLIQALGNMGGSLEKLQYFTIYSLFDPEKLMTQDSSSIWMLGALFLIGMLCYMLAIRVFVKRDLYL; encoded by the coding sequence ATGAACTTTACTTTGCTAAAACATGAGGTACTAGCTACTGTTAAGCTTTTTAGTATCATACTCGCTGTATTAATGCTCTATATCATTAGTATTGTTTATATGTATAACCCTGAAATGAGCAATACCCTTAATAAGCTTACCGAAACAATGCCTGAATTGATGTCAGCATTCGGTATGACGAATATAGGTAATACGTTAATTGAATTTCTATCAACCTATTTGTATGGATTTTTATTGCTCATTCTGCCGTTAATTTTTATCATTATGTTAGCAAATAAACTAATTATGGGCTATATCGAAAATGGTTCAATGGCCTACCTGATTGCGACACCGAATACACGTTTTAAAATTGTTTTTACGCAAGCATTTTTTTTAGTTGCTAGTATCTTTATACTTCTCTCTATGACAACTTTGGTTGCAATCATATTTTCTGAGATTCTTTTTCCGAATAAATTGGATATAGCTGCTTTTTTGACATTAAATATCGGTCTTTTTTTCTTACACTTTGCTATTAGTGGCTACTGTTTTCTTATTTCGTGCAGTAGCAAGGATTTAAAAACTTCTTATGCGTATAGTACTGGTGTGCCCTTACTGTTTTACTTAATTCAGGCACTTGGCAATATGGGGGGCTCTTTAGAAAAGCTTCAGTACTTCACGATTTATTCGTTGTTTGACCCAGAAAAGTTAATGACTCAAGATAGTTCGTCCATTTGGATGCTTGGTGCATTATTTTTAATTGGCATGCTATGCTATATGCTGGCTATTCGTGTTTTTGTTAAAAGGGATTTGTATTTATAA